The Rhodocytophaga rosea genome has a segment encoding these proteins:
- the clpB gene encoding ATP-dependent chaperone ClpB, giving the protein MNFNKYTIKSQEVIQKASEIAMGNTQQAVETGHLLKAILSSDENMIAFILKKLNVGRNQLDPRIDEIVNAYPKVSGGSPYLGNDAAAALQKAESYLKEFGDEFVAVEHILLGILAGKDRVAQVLKDLGFTEKHLKAAIKELRGNTKVTDQNAEAKYKSLERYSINLTERAKSGKIDPVIGRDEEIRRVLQILSRRTKNNPILLGEPGVGKTAIVEGLAQRIVSGDVPENLKDKTLISLDMGLLVAGAKYKGEFEERLKAVIKEVTDSEGQIVLFIDEIHTLIGAGGGGEGAMDAANLLKPALARGELHAIGATTLKEYQKYIEKDKALERRFQAVNVDEPSVQDAISILRGIKEKYEVHHGVRIKDDAIIAAVELSNRYISDRFLPDKAIDLMDESAAKLRIEIDSLPEELDEIQRRIMQLEIEREAIRRENDKDKEAFLSKELAELSEQRDSLKAKWENEKSVIESIQKEKENIDRYKVEAEQAERAGDYGKVAELRYGRIREAEQHLQELQKQVKQMDNAMLKEEVTAEDIAEVVAKWTGIPVSRMLQSEREKLLNLEEELGKRVAGQKEAIQAISDAVRRSRAGMQDPKRPIGSFIFLGTTGVGKTELAKALAEFLFNDENALVRIDMSEYQERHAVSRLIGAPPGYVGYDEGGQLTEAVRRKPYSVILLDEIEKAHPDVFNILLQVLDDGRLTDNKGRVANFKNTIIIMTSNMGSHVIQENFEKMEEWNREQVIEETKDQVFELLKKTIRPEFLNRIDELVMFQPLTKKEIRKVVDIQFKQIQKRLEEAGIRLEADEEVLNMLGEKGFDPQFGARPLKRVMQKMILNELSKEILAGKINKDDVVGMLLDDQSGDIRFYNVSKVEID; this is encoded by the coding sequence ATGAACTTTAACAAATACACTATTAAATCTCAGGAAGTGATCCAAAAGGCTTCTGAAATTGCTATGGGAAATACCCAGCAGGCTGTAGAAACTGGTCACTTGCTGAAAGCGATTTTGTCGTCTGATGAAAACATGATCGCTTTTATACTGAAGAAATTAAACGTAGGACGCAACCAGCTGGACCCACGTATAGATGAAATTGTAAATGCGTATCCGAAAGTAAGCGGGGGTAGCCCATATCTGGGAAATGATGCCGCAGCTGCTTTACAAAAAGCAGAGAGTTACCTGAAAGAATTCGGAGATGAGTTTGTTGCGGTAGAGCATATATTATTGGGTATTCTGGCCGGAAAAGACAGGGTAGCGCAAGTTTTAAAAGACTTAGGTTTTACCGAAAAACATTTAAAAGCCGCTATTAAAGAATTACGTGGCAATACCAAAGTAACTGACCAGAATGCGGAAGCTAAATACAAATCGCTGGAAAGATATTCTATCAATCTTACTGAGCGGGCAAAATCCGGAAAGATCGACCCTGTGATTGGCCGCGATGAAGAGATCAGACGGGTATTGCAGATTCTTTCCCGTAGGACAAAAAATAACCCGATTTTACTAGGTGAACCTGGCGTGGGTAAAACAGCAATCGTAGAAGGCCTGGCCCAACGCATCGTCAGTGGCGACGTTCCTGAAAACCTGAAGGACAAAACCCTGATCTCTCTTGATATGGGTTTGCTAGTCGCCGGTGCCAAATACAAAGGCGAATTTGAAGAAAGGCTGAAAGCTGTTATTAAAGAAGTTACCGATTCTGAAGGCCAGATCGTTCTATTTATTGACGAGATCCATACGCTGATTGGAGCTGGTGGTGGCGGAGAAGGTGCCATGGATGCAGCGAACTTATTAAAACCTGCTTTGGCCAGAGGAGAATTGCATGCCATTGGTGCCACTACGCTGAAAGAATATCAGAAATACATCGAGAAAGACAAAGCCCTAGAAAGGCGTTTCCAGGCGGTAAATGTAGATGAACCGAGTGTGCAGGATGCGATTTCTATCTTGCGTGGTATCAAGGAAAAATATGAAGTACACCATGGTGTACGGATAAAAGATGATGCCATTATTGCTGCTGTCGAGTTATCTAACCGGTATATTTCCGACCGATTCCTGCCGGATAAAGCCATTGACCTGATGGACGAATCGGCTGCCAAACTACGGATTGAGATAGATTCCCTACCAGAAGAACTAGATGAAATTCAGCGCCGGATTATGCAACTGGAAATTGAAAGGGAAGCCATTCGAAGAGAAAATGACAAAGACAAAGAAGCGTTTCTTTCTAAAGAGCTTGCTGAGTTATCTGAGCAACGGGATAGTTTGAAAGCCAAGTGGGAAAATGAAAAGAGTGTCATTGAAAGCATTCAGAAAGAAAAAGAAAATATTGACCGCTACAAAGTAGAAGCTGAACAAGCCGAACGTGCCGGAGATTATGGAAAAGTAGCTGAGTTGCGGTATGGCCGCATCCGGGAAGCTGAGCAACATTTGCAGGAATTGCAAAAGCAGGTAAAGCAGATGGATAATGCCATGCTAAAAGAAGAAGTAACAGCTGAAGATATTGCGGAAGTAGTAGCCAAATGGACTGGTATTCCAGTTTCGAGAATGCTGCAGAGTGAAAGGGAAAAACTGCTGAATCTGGAAGAAGAATTAGGTAAACGGGTGGCCGGACAAAAAGAAGCCATACAGGCCATTTCGGATGCTGTTCGCCGCAGCCGGGCAGGTATGCAAGATCCAAAACGTCCGATTGGTTCGTTCATATTCCTGGGTACAACCGGTGTAGGTAAAACTGAATTAGCTAAAGCCCTGGCAGAATTTCTGTTTAATGATGAAAATGCCCTGGTTCGGATTGATATGTCGGAATACCAGGAACGCCATGCGGTGAGCCGCTTGATTGGTGCACCTCCCGGATATGTGGGTTATGATGAAGGTGGCCAGTTAACGGAAGCCGTACGCCGTAAACCATACTCAGTGATCTTGCTGGACGAGATTGAAAAAGCACATCCTGACGTGTTCAACATATTGCTGCAAGTACTCGACGATGGACGTTTAACAGATAATAAAGGCCGGGTGGCTAACTTCAAAAATACCATCATCATTATGACTTCTAATATGGGTTCGCATGTAATCCAGGAGAATTTTGAGAAAATGGAAGAATGGAACCGGGAGCAGGTGATTGAGGAAACCAAAGACCAGGTGTTTGAATTGCTAAAAAAAACCATACGGCCTGAGTTTCTGAACCGTATTGATGAACTGGTGATGTTCCAGCCACTGACCAAAAAAGAAATACGCAAAGTGGTAGACATTCAGTTCAAACAAATCCAGAAACGTCTGGAAGAAGCTGGTATCCGCTTAGAAGCCGACGAAGAAGTACTGAACATGCTGGGTGAAAAAGGATTTGATCCGCAATTTGGTGCCCGTCCGCTGAAACGCGTGATGCAGAAAATGATCCTGAATGAATTATCTAAAGAGATTCTGGCTGGTAAGATCAATAAGGATGATGTGGTCGGTATGCTCCTGGATGATCAGTCTGGCGATATTCGCTTCTATAATGTGAGCAAAGTTGAAATTGATTAA
- a CDS encoding asparagine synthetase B, with protein MNIRYFFSLAAFILPLLSSMAAQILIPMDDKQKDHLKSYGVAYWVLQKQEEVDWLLNYRGGSFAFKHTQAYETELMVRGISYSVISEAQYKDILSQVASPDANMDVMKLEKVPKIAVYSPKTKQPWDDAVTLVLTYAEIPYDLIFDEEVLDGKLIQYDWLHLHHEDFTGQYGKSFWRNRNREWFELQKQELEGVAKKYGFSKVSQMKLDVVKKIKTYVASGGFMFAMCSATDTYDVALAAEGVDIVDAMFDGDGIDPQAQQKMDFSKTFAFKNFNVVLTPYDGEFSSIDNQRGERNLYEGNDFFSLFTFSAKWDPIPTMLTQNHENVIKGFMGQTTAFKKEQIKGEVTIMAETKVANEARYINGTLGKGTWTFYGGHDPEDYWHMPEEESTDLSLHPNSAGYRLILNNVLFPAARKKKQKT; from the coding sequence ATGAATATCCGCTACTTCTTTAGCCTGGCCGCCTTTATTTTACCTCTGCTCAGCAGTATGGCCGCCCAGATTCTTATTCCTATGGATGATAAACAAAAAGATCACCTGAAATCGTATGGGGTGGCATATTGGGTATTACAAAAGCAGGAAGAGGTAGACTGGCTGCTCAATTACCGGGGGGGCAGTTTTGCCTTTAAACACACACAGGCGTATGAAACCGAATTGATGGTCAGAGGAATCTCCTATTCAGTGATTTCTGAGGCACAATACAAGGATATTCTCAGTCAGGTAGCAAGCCCCGATGCCAATATGGATGTGATGAAACTGGAAAAGGTACCCAAAATCGCTGTATATTCTCCCAAAACCAAGCAGCCCTGGGATGATGCTGTAACCCTGGTTCTCACTTATGCTGAAATCCCCTACGATTTGATTTTTGATGAAGAGGTTTTGGATGGAAAGCTTATTCAATATGACTGGCTTCACCTCCACCATGAAGATTTTACCGGCCAGTATGGAAAATCGTTCTGGCGTAACCGTAACCGGGAATGGTTTGAATTACAGAAACAGGAACTGGAAGGCGTAGCCAAAAAATACGGCTTCAGCAAAGTATCTCAAATGAAGCTGGATGTGGTAAAGAAAATTAAAACCTATGTAGCCAGCGGCGGCTTTATGTTTGCCATGTGTTCAGCCACCGATACCTACGATGTTGCTCTGGCAGCAGAAGGGGTAGATATTGTAGATGCCATGTTTGATGGGGATGGCATAGATCCGCAGGCACAGCAAAAAATGGATTTCAGTAAAACCTTCGCCTTTAAAAACTTTAATGTAGTACTTACGCCCTATGACGGAGAATTTTCCAGTATCGATAACCAGAGAGGGGAACGTAACCTCTATGAAGGCAATGACTTTTTCTCCCTCTTTACGTTTTCAGCCAAATGGGACCCTATTCCAACCATGCTTACGCAGAACCATGAAAATGTGATCAAAGGGTTTATGGGCCAGACGACCGCTTTCAAAAAAGAGCAGATTAAGGGAGAAGTAACAATTATGGCCGAAACCAAAGTAGCCAATGAAGCCCGCTACATTAATGGTACTTTAGGCAAAGGCACCTGGACTTTTTATGGCGGCCATGATCCGGAAGATTACTGGCATATGCCCGAGGAAGAATCTACCGATTTGTCGCTGCACCCCAATTCAGCTGGTTACCGGCTTATCCTCAATAATGTACTGTTTCCAGCTGCCCGGAAGAAGAAGCAGAAAACCTGA
- a CDS encoding glycoside hydrolase family 16 protein — MKHLILSAVLFFISFMAIAQNDRFHTSFIEDFADSTSLYFRYGSTGNKTPFKYKLGVHSLTQPKTKILSFKIDPADSAGAGRGPEIISKDFTHFGTYATRLRVPRVKDIQPNVGAVVGYFTYHVDSIAGLSEIDFEWLIADPTIIYIGTWTGPTGALKRIGRTINLAKGVIYNTIYREDHTGIRTPLSGAQNQPQSISAIPDYDASSNFYTYGFDWYPDRIRWWILHPSTGEKIVLWNYQGSIRGIPQNPSHYRMNFWHTNKWSVETNGKSIEKPLRPYELEIDWMSYDPFKIK; from the coding sequence ATGAAACACCTCATTTTATCAGCCGTTTTATTTTTCATCAGTTTTATGGCTATTGCCCAAAACGACAGATTTCATACTTCATTTATTGAGGACTTCGCTGATTCTACTTCTCTCTACTTTAGATATGGCTCTACCGGAAACAAAACTCCATTTAAATACAAGCTTGGTGTACATTCTTTGACACAACCGAAAACAAAAATTCTCTCTTTTAAGATAGACCCTGCAGATAGTGCCGGGGCTGGGCGTGGACCGGAAATTATTTCAAAGGACTTTACTCATTTTGGCACCTATGCCACACGGCTCAGAGTTCCTCGGGTGAAAGATATACAGCCCAATGTGGGAGCCGTAGTTGGCTATTTTACCTATCATGTAGATTCTATAGCCGGGCTCAGTGAGATTGATTTTGAATGGCTCATTGCCGACCCTACTATCATTTATATAGGCACATGGACTGGCCCTACCGGAGCGCTTAAAAGAATTGGCAGAACCATAAATCTGGCGAAAGGTGTTATTTATAATACCATCTACCGGGAGGATCATACAGGCATAAGAACACCTTTAAGCGGTGCTCAAAATCAGCCGCAATCCATTTCTGCCATTCCAGACTATGATGCTTCATCCAATTTTTACACGTATGGATTTGATTGGTATCCTGATCGGATCCGCTGGTGGATACTTCATCCTTCTACTGGTGAAAAAATAGTACTGTGGAACTATCAGGGGTCTATAAGAGGCATTCCTCAAAATCCTTCTCATTACCGGATGAATTTTTGGCATACCAACAAGTGGTCGGTTGAAACCAATGGTAAATCTATAGAAAAACCACTACGACCGTATGAACTAGAGATAGATTGGATGTCTTATGACCCTTTCAAAATTAAGTAG
- a CDS encoding ester cyclase — translation MENLLEKISDLNTMIVQGKILEAFEKYYHEEVIMQENETEPRVGKAANRAAELDFLSKVTQLRHAHPLKVTAGQNTTMVEWHFDYTHADWGIRNYTQVSVQEWKEGQIITEKFYYPNA, via the coding sequence ATGGAAAATCTACTGGAAAAAATCTCTGACCTGAACACGATGATCGTGCAAGGTAAAATCCTGGAGGCCTTCGAGAAATATTACCATGAAGAGGTAATCATGCAGGAAAATGAAACTGAACCGAGAGTAGGTAAAGCAGCTAACCGGGCAGCTGAACTCGATTTTTTATCGAAAGTAACTCAATTGCGCCATGCCCATCCACTGAAAGTGACTGCCGGACAAAATACGACTATGGTAGAATGGCACTTTGATTATACGCATGCAGACTGGGGAATAAGAAATTATACGCAGGTTTCTGTGCAGGAATGGAAAGAAGGGCAAATTATCACTGAAAAGTTTTATTACCCGAATGCATAA
- a CDS encoding YceI family protein codes for MKTAIFSLLALVCVILVTEVSAGLVKKDTTIQSIVAFSIYNAGMEVMGNIQGISADIAFKPDDLEHSYIHATADPATLQTGIGIRDKHLQRIDYFDVKNHPHLRIVSKGFRKTGKNTFTGRFDLTMKGITKEIAIPFKVLEKQYATIYKGNFEINRLDFNLGEKSAILDEKVKIFIEVHTSQDLNTSKKSYRH; via the coding sequence ATGAAAACAGCCATTTTTTCACTGCTGGCACTGGTTTGTGTCATCCTTGTAACCGAAGTTTCTGCCGGATTAGTAAAAAAAGATACGACTATTCAATCTATCGTAGCATTCAGCATTTACAATGCGGGAATGGAAGTAATGGGTAATATCCAAGGCATTTCTGCTGATATTGCCTTCAAGCCTGACGACCTGGAGCACAGCTACATACATGCTACCGCAGACCCGGCTACTTTGCAAACTGGTATTGGTATCCGTGATAAACATCTGCAGCGCATTGATTATTTCGATGTTAAAAACCATCCTCATCTCCGGATCGTCTCCAAAGGTTTCCGCAAAACCGGAAAGAATACCTTTACTGGCCGTTTTGATCTGACTATGAAGGGAATTACCAAGGAAATCGCTATTCCCTTTAAAGTACTGGAGAAACAGTATGCGACCATCTATAAAGGAAATTTTGAGATAAACCGGCTGGATTTTAACCTAGGTGAAAAAAGCGCCATTCTCGACGAAAAAGTGAAAATTTTTATTGAAGTGCACACCAGCCAGGATTTGAATACTTCTAAAAAATCTTATCGCCATTGA
- a CDS encoding YybH family protein, whose amino-acid sequence MKPLFGFFLLFISLRTIAQDVNPIYGLALCVNDSPIIQQRISFVETKAKEDEASFKEFLTGRFEKGLNNFINGDATLWKEQVSRSEDVAIMGGFGAYEKGWQQVGARYEWASARFKPSGAKAEIEYLSIAVSGDLAYTASVERSKVHYADTGKVEPMTLRATHVFKKENGEWKLLHRHADHVMEKAIPGSATKK is encoded by the coding sequence ATGAAACCTCTTTTTGGATTCTTCCTCCTGTTTATAAGTTTGAGAACGATTGCTCAGGACGTAAATCCCATCTATGGATTAGCTCTTTGTGTGAATGACAGCCCCATAATTCAACAAAGGATCAGCTTTGTAGAAACTAAAGCCAAAGAAGATGAGGCAAGTTTTAAGGAATTTTTAACCGGAAGGTTTGAAAAAGGCTTAAATAACTTTATTAACGGAGATGCTACCCTATGGAAAGAACAGGTGTCCAGGAGCGAAGATGTTGCGATTATGGGCGGCTTTGGAGCTTATGAGAAAGGATGGCAACAGGTAGGTGCCCGATATGAATGGGCATCAGCCAGGTTTAAACCAAGCGGGGCAAAAGCAGAAATAGAGTACCTTTCCATAGCCGTGAGTGGGGACCTAGCCTATACAGCTTCTGTTGAACGTAGTAAGGTTCATTATGCAGACACAGGCAAAGTGGAACCTATGACCTTACGGGCTACGCATGTTTTCAAAAAAGAAAACGGGGAATGGAAATTACTTCACCGCCACGCCGATCATGTGATGGAAAAAGCAATTCCCGGTTCTGCAACAAAGAAATAA
- a CDS encoding RNA polymerase sigma factor produces MISELVQEARAGHEIAWNTLYRKFYPGLYSIALRMYGDIPSARDAVQETFVIAYLKLPQLKEEATFAGWLKKILIHYIYRDLKRKQKSTSLDALPPKNDGWWEDELNSKLDLLSTQSRLYSALAHLPEVLQSTMLLRYFSAFHAYEQIASILGVPVGTIRSRLNQAKLKLTTQWHSQPEVSMHIFQESELWNEFYSTTYSGLHQHEDYKNEFINHLQKDVQIILSGQEMLAGNCFFDRKVSEDKQVGSWLKTSNVTSCGDISILEADHFNSPEHPFHCPSQSVAVLYRNKNKVSKMYLYTSPQ; encoded by the coding sequence ATGATATCAGAACTTGTACAAGAGGCCAGAGCAGGACACGAGATAGCCTGGAATACCTTGTACCGGAAATTTTATCCTGGCTTATACTCCATTGCCCTACGTATGTATGGGGATATACCTTCGGCCAGAGATGCCGTGCAGGAAACTTTTGTGATCGCTTACCTGAAGCTTCCTCAGCTAAAAGAGGAAGCAACTTTCGCAGGCTGGCTGAAGAAAATACTCATCCATTACATATACCGGGATTTAAAGCGTAAACAGAAGAGTACAAGCCTGGATGCGTTACCTCCAAAAAATGATGGCTGGTGGGAAGACGAACTAAACAGTAAACTGGACTTGCTTTCCACCCAAAGCAGGCTGTATTCAGCATTGGCTCACTTGCCGGAAGTATTACAGAGCACGATGCTGCTACGGTATTTTTCGGCTTTCCATGCCTATGAACAAATAGCTTCTATCCTGGGTGTACCAGTGGGCACCATTCGCAGCCGCCTGAATCAGGCTAAACTCAAACTTACTACCCAATGGCATTCTCAGCCGGAGGTTAGTATGCATATCTTTCAGGAAAGTGAACTCTGGAATGAGTTTTACAGCACTACCTATTCCGGATTACATCAACACGAGGATTATAAAAACGAGTTTATAAACCACCTGCAAAAAGACGTTCAGATCATATTATCCGGCCAGGAAATGCTAGCAGGTAATTGTTTTTTTGATAGAAAAGTTTCTGAAGATAAGCAGGTAGGAAGCTGGTTAAAGACAAGTAATGTTACCAGTTGTGGCGATATTTCTATTCTGGAAGCTGATCATTTTAATTCTCCTGAGCATCCTTTTCACTGTCCATCACAATCGGTTGCTGTACTTTACCGCAATAAGAATAAGGTATCAAAAATGTATCTGTATACCTCTCCTCAATAA
- a CDS encoding NAD(P)-dependent oxidoreductase translates to MNIIVFGASGATGQQIVSQGLSAGHSVTAFVRNPEKITLQHQLLRVVQGNVKNYKEVESAIQKQQAVISTLGVSKTFRHDPDVIQGVQHIVKAMEKHQVKRLVYQSTFGVPECRVDFGFFAQNVLPVLLHKEFQDHTHKENLIRKSHLDFVIVRPVMLTNGPRTGKYRHGEKIVFSSLISTISRADVAEFMLRQLSDPTYLYKAPRVMQ, encoded by the coding sequence ATGAATATTATTGTGTTTGGCGCTTCTGGTGCTACCGGGCAGCAGATCGTATCTCAGGGATTATCCGCCGGGCATAGTGTTACCGCCTTTGTGCGTAATCCAGAAAAAATTACCCTTCAGCACCAACTGCTGAGAGTCGTTCAGGGCAATGTAAAGAATTATAAAGAGGTAGAAAGTGCCATCCAAAAACAGCAGGCAGTAATAAGTACCTTGGGCGTATCCAAAACATTCAGGCATGATCCGGATGTAATTCAAGGAGTGCAGCATATTGTTAAAGCCATGGAAAAGCACCAGGTAAAACGGCTGGTCTATCAATCCACTTTTGGCGTACCTGAATGCCGGGTTGACTTTGGTTTTTTCGCTCAAAATGTATTGCCAGTACTTTTGCACAAAGAGTTTCAAGACCATACCCACAAAGAAAACCTGATCCGGAAAAGCCATCTCGATTTTGTCATTGTGCGTCCGGTTATGTTAACCAATGGCCCTAGAACAGGAAAATACAGGCACGGAGAAAAAATTGTATTCAGTTCCCTTATTTCAACCATATCCAGGGCTGATGTTGCTGAGTTTATGCTCCGACAGTTATCCGATCCTACCTATTTATATAAAGCGCCCAGAGTGATGCAATAA
- a CDS encoding flavin-containing monooxygenase produces MNTTRVEVIIVGAGHAGLSASYLLKKAGLSHVVFERGKTGESWRSQRWNSFVLNTANKLNVLPGASIPEKNADGFSTAKEFVTSLEEYVSTFQLPVVENATVLAIEKSADSTLFQVTVSENNRLRKYESGQVIIASGAASETTIPELSKGISPTIKQLHAGEYRHPGQFPEGAVLVVGSAQSGCQITQDLADAGRKVYLSTSKVARLPRRYRGRDILDWLIDAKFFDVRAEDITDPAQLHMKAPQLTGVGEGKHTISLQALAKKGITILGKIESISENTVSLVSNASSHIQFADGFSAHVKGMIDEVIAKHQLPVPAAEKDEADAPDTDTSSASLLTTLNLEENNIGTIIWATGFGCNFQYIKLPILDKNGHPKHYNGISEVNGLYFLGLPWLRFRKSGLIYGIHEDAAFITGEVLQFTQKQIPHLVS; encoded by the coding sequence ATGAACACTACCAGAGTAGAAGTAATTATAGTGGGTGCCGGGCATGCCGGATTAAGTGCCAGTTATTTACTGAAGAAAGCCGGCCTTTCGCATGTAGTTTTTGAACGGGGAAAAACCGGAGAATCCTGGCGTTCGCAGCGGTGGAATTCATTTGTGCTCAATACAGCCAATAAATTAAATGTATTGCCTGGTGCTTCAATCCCGGAAAAGAATGCAGATGGATTTAGTACAGCCAAGGAATTTGTAACTTCCCTGGAAGAATATGTAAGTACTTTCCAGTTACCGGTCGTAGAAAATGCAACAGTACTAGCTATTGAAAAGTCTGCTGATTCAACTTTATTCCAGGTAACCGTTTCTGAGAATAACAGGCTCAGAAAGTATGAATCCGGACAGGTAATTATTGCTTCCGGTGCTGCCAGTGAAACGACTATTCCGGAGCTTTCAAAAGGTATTTCTCCAACCATTAAACAACTGCATGCCGGGGAATACCGCCATCCAGGCCAGTTCCCAGAAGGCGCTGTTTTGGTAGTAGGGAGTGCCCAGTCTGGTTGCCAGATTACCCAGGACCTGGCCGATGCCGGACGGAAAGTATATCTCTCTACCAGTAAAGTGGCTCGTTTACCCAGGCGATACCGCGGCAGGGATATTCTGGACTGGTTAATCGATGCAAAATTTTTCGATGTCCGCGCGGAAGATATTACTGACCCGGCTCAACTACACATGAAAGCACCTCAGCTTACTGGCGTGGGAGAAGGAAAACATACCATTAGTTTGCAGGCGCTGGCTAAAAAGGGCATTACAATTTTGGGTAAAATAGAAAGTATATCTGAGAATACTGTATCGCTTGTTTCCAATGCTTCGTCACATATTCAATTTGCCGATGGTTTTTCAGCCCATGTAAAAGGTATGATTGATGAAGTAATAGCGAAACACCAGTTACCTGTTCCGGCAGCAGAAAAGGATGAGGCAGATGCGCCAGATACCGATACCAGCTCAGCCTCTTTGCTCACTACCCTTAACCTGGAAGAGAACAATATCGGCACGATCATATGGGCCACCGGATTTGGGTGTAACTTCCAATATATTAAACTACCAATACTGGATAAAAATGGACATCCTAAACACTACAATGGTATTTCGGAGGTAAATGGCTTGTATTTCCTAGGTCTTCCCTGGCTTCGCTTTAGAAAATCCGGATTAATTTATGGCATACACGAAGATGCAGCATTTATTACCGGGGAAGTGTTGCAATTTACGCAGAAGCAGATTCCGCACCTAGTCAGTTAA
- a CDS encoding cupin domain-containing protein, which produces MAVNLYDSFNNEITGETFRCIDYTSEAFVFEWTVAPKGYVPFEHIHLNQAEIFHVKAGEIKIYIEGEEFIGKLGDTVTVPAGKRHIAYNNKPETLSCVVEYKPGLDTYTYFQCFAGLTLDKDTNKYGKINIAKMLYLAKKMNARSLVRPTSVPAPVLKLVANLAFIIGCLLGWVKIYARYTGKQ; this is translated from the coding sequence ATGGCAGTAAATCTGTATGACAGCTTTAATAATGAGATAACTGGTGAAACATTCCGTTGTATAGATTATACCAGTGAAGCATTCGTTTTTGAATGGACCGTAGCCCCCAAAGGTTATGTGCCATTTGAACATATTCACCTGAATCAGGCTGAAATTTTCCATGTAAAGGCCGGAGAAATTAAAATTTATATTGAAGGGGAAGAATTCATTGGCAAACTGGGAGATACGGTAACGGTGCCTGCCGGCAAACGGCACATTGCTTATAACAATAAGCCAGAAACCCTTTCCTGTGTAGTCGAATATAAGCCGGGACTTGATACCTACACTTATTTTCAGTGTTTTGCCGGCCTCACTTTGGATAAAGACACCAACAAGTATGGTAAAATCAATATTGCCAAAATGCTATACCTTGCCAAAAAGATGAATGCCCGAAGTTTGGTCAGACCAACCTCCGTTCCTGCGCCTGTTCTCAAATTGGTAGCTAATCTTGCTTTTATTATAGGTTGTTTGTTAGGCTGGGTAAAAATTTATGCCAGGTATACAGGAAAACAGTAA
- a CDS encoding methyltransferase — MSTSNQPSSPEEPNNATTQQASLQRKALMEYIMGFRATQIIAVAARLNLAGHLEEGAKTAVQLSQLTHTHTHPQALYRLLRALANLGIVEANQDDTFSLTATGNLLCQTTSGSLRNVAILYGEEWLWKAYAQLSYSIEEGDQAFEFVHGQSMYAYLQQYAQAGEVFNKAMSGFSHMESAAITKAYNFSSAHTLVDIGGGQGALVSFLLKANPHLSAIVFDLPEVVGTNAANLTSTEDLRIAYVSGDFFKEVPAAGDIYLLKSVLHNWDDESCISILHNCRKTMPSHARLLIIERIIPDGNETSEAKLFDINMLVMTGGQERIVEEYRNLLDVAGFKLLNVLPTSSPVSILECSKTV, encoded by the coding sequence ATGTCAACCTCCAATCAACCCAGTTCGCCAGAAGAACCTAACAACGCAACTACCCAGCAAGCATCTTTGCAGCGAAAAGCGCTAATGGAGTATATTATGGGCTTCAGGGCAACCCAGATAATAGCTGTAGCAGCCAGACTTAACCTTGCCGGGCATCTCGAAGAGGGTGCAAAAACAGCAGTCCAACTTTCACAACTTACCCATACCCATACCCATCCGCAGGCACTGTACCGGCTACTCAGGGCATTAGCAAACCTGGGCATTGTGGAGGCAAACCAGGATGATACGTTTTCTCTTACTGCTACCGGGAACTTACTTTGTCAAACTACCTCTGGCTCCTTGCGCAATGTGGCCATTCTATATGGAGAAGAGTGGTTATGGAAAGCTTATGCACAATTATCGTACAGCATAGAGGAAGGCGATCAGGCATTTGAGTTTGTACATGGGCAATCCATGTATGCGTATTTACAACAATATGCACAGGCAGGCGAGGTATTTAACAAGGCGATGAGTGGCTTTTCCCATATGGAATCAGCAGCTATTACTAAGGCATATAACTTTTCAAGTGCGCATACCCTGGTAGATATAGGTGGAGGCCAAGGGGCACTTGTTTCATTTCTACTCAAAGCAAATCCGCATCTATCAGCCATTGTGTTTGACCTTCCGGAGGTGGTGGGTACCAATGCTGCAAATTTAACTTCAACAGAAGACTTACGCATTGCCTATGTTTCCGGAGATTTTTTCAAAGAAGTGCCGGCAGCAGGAGATATTTACCTGCTCAAAAGTGTACTGCACAACTGGGATGATGAGTCGTGTATTTCTATTTTACACAACTGCCGGAAAACTATGCCTAGCCATGCCAGGCTCTTAATTATTGAACGCATTATTCCGGATGGCAATGAAACATCAGAAGCCAAATTATTTGACATCAATATGCTGGTTATGACAGGAGGGCAAGAACGTATAGTGGAAGAATACCGCAACCTGCTTGATGTAGCAGGCTTTAAACTGCTAAATGTCTTGCCTACCTCATCTCCGGTAAGTATTCTTGAATGTTCAAAAACTGTATAA